The following are encoded together in the Xiphophorus hellerii strain 12219 chromosome 3, Xiphophorus_hellerii-4.1, whole genome shotgun sequence genome:
- the aicda gene encoding single-stranded DNA cytosine deaminase, with the protein MVAFGVLLPKKKFIYHYKNMRWARGRCETYLCFVVKKRVGPDSLSFDFGHLRNRNNCHVELLFLRHLGALCPGLWGYGVTGERKVSYSITWFCSWSPCANCSIRLAQFLHQTPNLRLRIFVSRLYFCDLEDSREREGLRMLKKAGVHITVMSYKDYFYCWQTFVAKSQSKFKPWDGLHQNCIRLTRKLNRILQPCETEDLRDAFRLLGL; encoded by the exons ATGGTAGCTTTTGG GGTACTATTAcccaaaaaaaaattcatctaTCATTACAAGAACATGCGCTGGGCAAGAGGTCGATGTGAGACATACCTCTGCTTTGTGGTGAAGAAGCGAGTGGGACCAGACTCCCTGTCCTTTGACTTTGGACATCTCCGCAACCGCAACAACTGTCATGTGGAG CTGCTGTTCCTGCGCCACCTGGGAGCTTTGTGCCCTGGCCTGTGGGGTTATGGAGTCACTGGTGAGAGAAAAGTCAGCTACTCCATCACCTGGTTTTGCTCCTGGTCTCCCTGTGCAAACTGCTCCATCCGACTGGCTCAGTTCCTCCACCAGACCCCCAACCTCCGCCTCAGGATCTTTGTATCCCGGCTTTATTTCTGTGACTTGGAGGACAGCCGTGAAAGAGAGGGACTTAGAATGCTGAAAAAAGCTGGCGTGCACATCACAGTCATGAGTTACAAAG ATTACTTTTACTGCTGGCAGACCTTTGTGGCAAAAAGTCAAAGCAAGTTCAAGCCGTGGGATGGGCTGCACCAAAACTGTATCCGGCTGACAAGGAAACTCAACCGCATACTTCAG CCATGTGAGACAGAAGATTTAAGAGATGCCTTCAGGCTTCTTGGactgtga